In Deinococcus maricopensis DSM 21211, one genomic interval encodes:
- a CDS encoding menaquinone biosynthetic enzyme MqnA/MqnD family protein, translating to MTRLYPVGLIHYTNVAPILDDIELPDTVTAVRGVPTEMNAALLDGRVSFANISIIEFIRHADTLAALPDFSVAVLGAVYSVNLFHRRPWADLHGARIALTAQSAGSVALLEVLLRHSRLNVTLERAEGHARDLLDAGYDGVLRIGDSALREWYDAVGPIHDDVSVLDLPHQKDGLIVTDLAQKWFELTGHPFVFAVWAYRKDDPPPPELLRAMRMARRRGIGHLGDISARHAAKLGLPERVVQHYLWNFRYHLEAPDRLGLQEFADLAVPGHAPLTLANPDTLRP from the coding sequence ATGACCCGACTGTACCCCGTCGGCCTGATCCACTACACCAACGTCGCCCCGATCCTTGACGACATCGAACTGCCGGACACCGTCACGGCTGTGCGCGGCGTCCCCACCGAAATGAACGCCGCGCTGCTCGACGGGCGCGTCAGCTTCGCGAACATCAGCATCATTGAATTCATCCGCCACGCCGACACCCTCGCGGCCCTGCCGGACTTCAGCGTCGCCGTGCTCGGCGCGGTGTACAGCGTGAACCTGTTCCACCGCCGCCCCTGGGCGGACCTGCACGGCGCGCGCATCGCCCTGACCGCGCAGAGCGCCGGCAGCGTCGCGCTGCTGGAGGTGCTGCTGCGCCACAGCCGCCTGAACGTCACCCTGGAGCGCGCCGAAGGGCACGCCCGCGACCTGCTGGACGCTGGGTACGACGGCGTCCTGCGCATCGGCGACAGCGCCCTGCGCGAGTGGTACGACGCGGTCGGCCCCATCCACGACGACGTGAGCGTCCTGGACCTACCGCACCAGAAGGACGGCCTGATCGTCACGGACCTCGCCCAGAAGTGGTTCGAGCTGACCGGCCACCCCTTCGTGTTCGCCGTGTGGGCGTACCGCAAGGACGACCCGCCCCCCCCGGAACTGCTGCGGGCCATGCGCATGGCCCGGCGGCGCGGCATCGGGCACCTCGGGGACATCAGTGCGCGGCACGCCGCGAAGCTCGGCCTGCCGGAACGCGTCGTGCAGCATTACCTCTGGAACTTCCGCTACCATCTCGAAGCGCCGGACCGCCTGGGCCTGCAGGAGTTCGCGGACCTCGCCGTGCCCGGCCACGCGCCCCTCACGCTCGCCAACCCCGACACGCTCCGCCCCTGA
- the dusA gene encoding tRNA dihydrouridine(20/20a) synthase DusA: MTAPARPAPHTLSVAPMLDWTDRHCRAFHRLITRHTLLYTEMITTGAILHGDEARHLSFSPQEHPVALQLGGSDPVALAECARRAEGYGYAEVNLNVGCPSDRVQNGRFGACLMATPDVVARGVEAMRGATGLPVTVKHRIGIDDLDSYELLTAFVRTVADAGCETFIVHARKAWLSGLSPKENREIPPLRYEVVRQLKMDFPQLTFVLNGGVKSLDEAETHLRSVDGVMIGREAYGNPYLLALADARLFGDAHVVPTRREVVEGLIGYAEEMLARDVYLSRVTKHALGLFAGQAGARGWKRTISERAYLPGAGVEVLRDAMACVPDAVLDTRPDVRVLA, from the coding sequence ATGACTGCGCCCGCCCGCCCAGCGCCGCACACGCTGAGTGTCGCGCCCATGCTCGACTGGACCGACCGTCACTGCCGCGCCTTCCACCGCCTGATCACGCGCCATACGCTGCTGTACACCGAGATGATCACCACCGGCGCGATCCTGCATGGGGATGAGGCGCGGCACCTGAGCTTCAGCCCGCAGGAGCATCCGGTGGCGCTGCAGCTGGGCGGGAGCGACCCGGTCGCGCTCGCGGAGTGCGCGCGCCGCGCGGAAGGGTACGGGTACGCGGAGGTCAACCTGAATGTCGGCTGCCCGTCGGACCGCGTGCAGAACGGCCGGTTCGGGGCGTGCCTGATGGCGACGCCGGACGTGGTGGCGCGCGGCGTGGAGGCCATGCGGGGCGCCACGGGTCTGCCGGTCACGGTGAAGCACCGCATCGGCATTGACGACCTGGACAGTTACGAGCTGCTAACGGCGTTCGTGCGGACGGTGGCGGACGCGGGGTGCGAGACGTTCATCGTGCACGCGCGCAAGGCGTGGCTGAGCGGGTTGTCGCCGAAGGAGAACCGGGAGATTCCACCACTGCGGTACGAGGTGGTGCGGCAGTTGAAGATGGATTTCCCGCAGCTGACGTTCGTGTTGAACGGCGGCGTGAAGTCGCTGGATGAGGCGGAGACGCACCTGCGCAGCGTGGACGGAGTGATGATCGGGCGTGAGGCGTACGGGAACCCGTACTTGCTGGCGTTGGCGGACGCGCGCCTGTTCGGGGACGCGCATGTGGTGCCGACGCGCCGTGAGGTCGTGGAGGGCCTGATCGGGTACGCGGAGGAGATGCTGGCGCGGGACGTGTACCTGTCGCGCGTGACGAAGCATGCGCTGGGGTTGTTCGCGGGGCAAGCGGGCGCGCGCGGGTGGAAGCGGACGATCAGTGAGCGGGCGTACCTGCCGGGTGCGGGCGTAGAGGTTCTGCGGGACGCGATGGCGTGCGTGCCGGATGCGGTGCTGGATACGCGGCCCGACGTGCGCGTGCTGGCCTAA
- the apaG gene encoding Co2+/Mg2+ efflux protein ApaG, which translates to MQPQPDIRVTVRTLHLPQHSRPDRTVFAYFVRIENHADLTYRLTRRFWRVTDGRGAVTEVEGEGVVGEMPLLAPGGVFEYDSFVTIEVPPGIMSGHYEFQDAWGERVRAPIPEFRLDPNPEGGEPRLLN; encoded by the coding sequence GTGCAACCACAACCCGACATTCGCGTGACGGTGCGGACCCTGCATCTTCCGCAGCATTCCCGCCCGGACCGAACGGTGTTCGCGTATTTCGTGCGGATCGAGAACCACGCGGACCTCACGTACCGCCTGACGCGCCGGTTCTGGCGCGTGACCGACGGGCGCGGCGCCGTCACCGAGGTGGAAGGCGAGGGCGTCGTGGGCGAGATGCCGCTGCTCGCGCCGGGCGGCGTGTTCGAGTACGACAGTTTCGTGACCATCGAGGTGCCGCCCGGCATCATGAGCGGACACTACGAGTTTCAGGACGCTTGGGGGGAGCGCGTGCGCGCGCCCATTCCGGAGTTTCGCCTCGACCCGAACCCGGAGGGCGGCGAGCCGCGCCTCCTGAATTGA
- a CDS encoding diguanylate cyclase domain-containing protein — MLMTLLLNLTLLVALAFVSSLSIHDWPEPRTRRVLTARALVAGACAVLLLALPTDVPGGVQIDTNQVPIALVAMAYGAPWGALAALPVLLARAALLPGTLPVAALSAALVLLVAHAARRWRLRERLPSSAALLLVPLLLFSVDGLSLLLLPDGLHLLARTYLPLLLLNTVGYAATVAVIAERVKVLKVRSRWQAEAHTDALTGLNNRRLFTAHLEALRPGDHLILVDADHFKRVNDVFGHDVGDEVLQGIAQALITSAPPGTRAYRLGGEEFALIVPGRSGAQALKVAQACWAAARTPRVQAGQTLRVTCSVGVADVLPGEAPAATYKRADAALYAAKTAGRDQVVVARAGRHHSVTPEASARTTMIVVPSAPASTQLLWGAVRATLDLMTRDRDLTPDDWGQLLYAAVMSVPGAEAGTLAVREGDMFRIVAQFGTPGEQVGLRYTEHGKIVWHGHEANYRSGRPRVLDRAGVLEAVGRIDASSRERGVAFPEPLRTRLLGVRSSLMLPVTLDGEVTAQFNLESYSSDDAFEEQAVQVALDFGRQASALLGVHRDRARDRERRQELEAIARVTQALRRAVSEPEMHQILAREMLHVMHTEHVAFLAPDGPDLLRSTAILGGYAAHGPVVVPRGRGLAWAALAAGDVLLSPDVQQDARVERASFMGADTLIAAPLTDALGEPLGVLVAARHVGRPFRPLDLTLARAVASAGETAIERTRHLTALRGAHWRTMEVLGELAEARGDEPAGHTARVSRLAGAFAGALHADDGLTQALRYGAALHDLGVLCLPVEARGETRVHPVRGEQVARQLPGVPPLALQVIRHHHERWDGRGTPEGLRGEAIPLAARAFSIVNAYEALTGAGQHTPSQALAALRAQAGAAFDPRLVELFAGVVVPATSAV; from the coding sequence ATGCTCATGACCCTGCTGCTCAACCTGACGCTGCTGGTGGCGCTGGCGTTTGTCAGCAGCCTGAGCATTCATGATTGGCCGGAGCCGCGCACCCGCCGGGTCCTCACGGCGCGCGCGCTCGTGGCCGGCGCGTGCGCCGTCCTGCTGCTCGCCCTGCCCACCGACGTGCCCGGCGGCGTGCAGATCGACACCAATCAGGTGCCCATTGCGCTGGTCGCCATGGCGTACGGCGCGCCCTGGGGCGCGCTCGCGGCGCTGCCGGTCCTGCTGGCACGGGCCGCCCTGCTGCCCGGTACACTGCCGGTTGCGGCGCTGAGCGCCGCGCTCGTGCTGCTCGTCGCGCACGCTGCGCGGCGCTGGCGCCTGCGGGAACGCCTGCCGTCGTCCGCGGCGCTGCTGCTGGTGCCACTGCTGCTGTTCAGCGTGGACGGCCTGTCCCTGCTGCTCCTGCCAGACGGACTGCACCTGCTGGCGCGCACGTACCTGCCGTTGCTGCTGCTGAACACCGTCGGGTATGCCGCGACGGTGGCGGTCATCGCGGAGCGCGTGAAGGTCCTGAAGGTGCGTTCGCGCTGGCAGGCGGAGGCGCACACCGACGCGCTCACGGGCCTGAACAACCGGCGCCTGTTCACGGCGCACCTGGAGGCGCTGCGGCCCGGCGACCACCTGATCCTGGTGGACGCAGACCACTTCAAGCGCGTGAACGACGTGTTCGGGCATGACGTCGGCGATGAGGTGCTGCAGGGCATCGCGCAGGCGCTGATCACCAGCGCGCCGCCGGGCACGCGCGCGTACCGGCTGGGCGGTGAGGAGTTCGCGCTGATCGTGCCGGGCCGCTCGGGCGCGCAGGCGCTGAAGGTCGCGCAGGCGTGCTGGGCGGCGGCGCGCACGCCCCGCGTGCAAGCCGGGCAGACGCTCCGCGTGACCTGCTCGGTGGGCGTCGCGGACGTCCTGCCCGGCGAGGCGCCCGCCGCGACGTACAAACGCGCGGACGCGGCGCTGTACGCCGCGAAGACCGCGGGCCGCGATCAGGTGGTGGTGGCGCGCGCGGGCCGTCACCATTCGGTGACGCCCGAGGCCTCCGCGCGGACCACCATGATCGTCGTGCCGTCCGCGCCGGCCTCCACGCAGCTGCTGTGGGGCGCGGTGCGCGCCACCCTGGATCTGATGACGCGCGACCGGGACCTCACGCCGGATGATTGGGGGCAACTGCTGTACGCCGCGGTGATGAGCGTGCCGGGGGCGGAGGCGGGCACGCTCGCGGTCCGCGAGGGGGACATGTTCCGGATCGTCGCGCAGTTCGGCACGCCGGGGGAGCAGGTGGGCCTCCGGTACACCGAACACGGCAAGATCGTGTGGCACGGGCACGAGGCGAACTACCGCTCGGGGCGGCCGCGCGTGCTGGACCGCGCCGGGGTGCTGGAGGCCGTGGGGCGGATTGACGCGTCCTCGCGGGAGCGGGGCGTGGCGTTCCCGGAGCCGCTGCGGACGCGACTGCTGGGCGTCCGGTCGTCGCTGATGCTGCCCGTCACGCTCGACGGGGAGGTGACGGCGCAGTTCAACCTGGAGAGCTACTCCAGTGACGACGCGTTCGAGGAGCAGGCCGTGCAGGTCGCGCTGGATTTCGGGCGGCAGGCGAGCGCGCTGCTGGGCGTGCACCGTGACCGCGCGCGTGACCGGGAGCGCCGTCAGGAGCTCGAGGCGATCGCGCGGGTCACGCAGGCGCTGCGGCGGGCCGTGAGCGAGCCGGAGATGCATCAGATTCTGGCGCGGGAGATGCTGCACGTGATGCACACGGAGCACGTGGCGTTCCTCGCGCCGGACGGGCCGGACCTCCTGCGGTCCACGGCGATTCTGGGCGGGTACGCGGCGCACGGTCCGGTGGTGGTGCCGCGCGGTCGGGGCCTGGCGTGGGCGGCGCTCGCGGCGGGGGACGTGCTGCTCAGCCCGGACGTGCAGCAGGACGCGCGGGTGGAGCGCGCGTCGTTCATGGGCGCGGACACGTTGATTGCTGCGCCGCTCACAGACGCGCTGGGCGAGCCGCTGGGGGTGCTGGTGGCGGCGCGGCACGTGGGCCGTCCGTTCCGGCCGCTGGACCTGACGCTCGCGCGGGCGGTCGCGTCGGCGGGTGAGACGGCCATCGAGCGGACGCGGCACCTCACGGCGCTGCGCGGCGCGCACTGGCGGACCATGGAGGTGCTGGGGGAACTGGCGGAGGCGCGCGGAGACGAACCTGCCGGGCATACGGCGCGGGTGTCGCGGCTCGCCGGAGCCTTCGCGGGCGCACTTCACGCCGATGACGGGCTGACGCAGGCGCTCCGGTACGGCGCGGCGCTGCACGATCTGGGGGTGCTGTGCTTGCCGGTCGAGGCGCGCGGGGAGACGCGCGTGCATCCGGTGCGGGGGGAGCAGGTGGCGCGGCAGCTGCCGGGCGTGCCGCCGCTGGCGCTGCAGGTGATCCGGCACCACCACGAGCGGTGGGATGGCCGGGGAACGCCGGAAGGGTTGCGCGGCGAGGCGATTCCGCTGGCGGCGCGGGCGTTCAGCATCGTGAATGCGTACGAGGCGCTGACCGGCGCGGGGCAGCACACGCCGTCGCAGGCGCTCGCGGCGCTGCGCGCGCAGGCGGGCGCGGCGTTCGACCCGCGCCTGGTGGAGCTGTTCGCGGGCGTGGTGGTGCCCGCCACATCGGCAGTCTGA
- a CDS encoding M20/M25/M40 family metallo-hydrolase, which yields MDLLQAAAPSGFETRAADVWARHAEQFGARTHRDHFGNAYAATGPEDAAPIVLLGHLDEIGLMVSHVGDEGLLAVRALGGWDPQVLVGQRVRLLADGGDLFGVVGKKAIHLMEAEERTKASTIKDLWVDTGLPVDEVRARIPVGTVAVIEQPPLQLGDKLASKALDNRLGAFIVLEAVRVLHERGTKHHVVAVGTAQEEIGAHGALVATYALRARAGIAVDVTHESTQPGADEKELGRVPFGSGANLAVSAMTNPGILRDLQAAARDENIPFSLSASPRASWTDADTAILTRAGVPMGVVSIPLRYMHSPSEMVDVRDVQACIDIIVAWVERSGDRTDYTR from the coding sequence ATGGACCTCCTGCAGGCCGCCGCGCCCAGCGGCTTCGAAACGCGCGCCGCCGACGTCTGGGCGCGTCACGCCGAGCAGTTCGGCGCGCGCACCCACCGTGACCACTTCGGGAACGCGTACGCGGCCACTGGCCCCGAAGACGCGGCGCCCATCGTGCTGCTCGGCCACCTCGACGAGATCGGCCTGATGGTCTCCCACGTGGGCGACGAGGGTCTGCTCGCCGTGCGCGCCCTGGGCGGCTGGGACCCGCAGGTGCTGGTCGGGCAGCGCGTGCGTCTGCTCGCGGACGGCGGCGACCTCTTCGGCGTGGTCGGCAAAAAGGCCATTCACCTGATGGAAGCCGAGGAGCGCACGAAAGCCAGCACCATCAAGGACCTCTGGGTGGACACGGGCCTGCCGGTCGACGAGGTGCGCGCGCGCATCCCGGTCGGGACGGTCGCCGTCATCGAGCAGCCGCCCCTGCAGCTCGGTGACAAGCTGGCCAGCAAGGCGCTCGACAATCGTCTCGGCGCGTTCATCGTGCTGGAGGCCGTGCGCGTCTTGCACGAGCGCGGCACGAAGCATCACGTGGTTGCGGTCGGGACGGCACAGGAGGAGATCGGCGCGCACGGCGCGCTCGTCGCGACGTACGCGTTGCGCGCCCGCGCCGGCATTGCCGTGGACGTAACGCACGAATCCACCCAGCCCGGCGCGGACGAGAAGGAACTGGGCCGCGTGCCGTTCGGGAGCGGCGCGAACCTCGCGGTGAGCGCCATGACGAACCCCGGCATCCTGCGGGACCTCCAGGCGGCCGCGCGCGACGAGAACATTCCGTTCAGCCTGAGCGCCAGCCCGCGCGCGTCGTGGACGGACGCGGACACGGCGATCCTGACGCGGGCGGGCGTGCCGATGGGCGTCGTGAGCATCCCGCTGCGCTACATGCATTCCCCGAGTGAGATGGTGGACGTCCGCGACGTGCAGGCGTGCATCGACATCATCGTGGCGTGGGTGGAGCGCAGCGGCGACCGCACCGACTACACGCGCTGA
- a CDS encoding SRPBCC domain-containing protein: MTHSAPTPMTSTIEAGKTLILERVFNAPRALVFEAFTNADHLRHWWAPRGWEMPFCSVDLRPGGQWHYCMKCVDPQQGDFYGMESWGLGVYGTIEAPTQLVYTDHFSDADANINPDLPATRVTLTFDDVDGRTRVTNRAEYDTEAALQTVLDMGMLQGITETWDRLAEHLSARA; encoded by the coding sequence ATGACCCACAGCGCCCCAACCCCCATGACCTCGACCATCGAAGCCGGCAAGACCCTCATCCTGGAACGCGTTTTCAACGCCCCGCGCGCGCTGGTGTTCGAGGCCTTCACGAACGCAGACCACCTGCGCCACTGGTGGGCGCCGCGCGGCTGGGAGATGCCGTTCTGCAGCGTCGACCTGCGCCCCGGCGGCCAGTGGCACTACTGCATGAAGTGCGTGGACCCTCAGCAGGGCGACTTCTACGGCATGGAATCGTGGGGCCTGGGCGTGTACGGCACCATCGAGGCGCCCACCCAGCTCGTGTACACCGACCACTTCTCGGACGCCGACGCGAACATCAACCCGGACCTCCCGGCAACGCGCGTGACCCTCACCTTCGACGACGTGGACGGCCGCACGCGCGTCACGAACCGCGCCGAATACGACACTGAAGCGGCCCTGCAGACCGTTCTGGACATGGGCATGCTGCAGGGCATCACTGAAACCTGGGACCGCCTCGCCGAGCACCTGAGCGCGCGCGCCTGA
- the mqnE gene encoding aminofutalosine synthase MqnE: MIAPRDPRLAPIADKVLRGERLNFQDGLTLYATPDLNTLMRLANLTRERLHGDKTYFVHSMRLEFTNLCYVGCTFCAFAARKGEERAWDYDADTVVEKVREKYVPGLTELHMSSGHHPNRPWSFYPEMVSKLRANFPDLQVKAFTAAEIEHLSKISKKPTLDVLRELQAAGLAAMPGGGAEIFADRVRRQVAKNKVKAEKWLQIHREAHSLGLRTNATMLYGHIETLEERLDHMHRLRELQDASLADFGGGLHAFIPLAFQPMGNSLAQNLGKTEYTTGLDDLRNLAVARLYLDNVPHIKGYWVMIGSELTQISLDWGVSDIDGTILEEHIAHAAGAQSPMSLSQQKMIRMIQQAGRTPVLRDAFYNELQVFGAAQAAD, encoded by the coding sequence ATGATCGCGCCCCGCGACCCCCGACTCGCGCCCATCGCGGACAAAGTGCTGCGCGGCGAGCGCCTGAACTTCCAGGACGGCCTGACGCTCTACGCCACGCCGGACCTCAACACCCTGATGCGCCTCGCCAACCTCACCCGCGAGCGACTGCACGGCGACAAGACGTACTTCGTGCACAGCATGCGCCTCGAATTCACGAACCTCTGCTACGTCGGCTGCACCTTCTGCGCCTTCGCCGCCCGCAAAGGCGAGGAACGCGCCTGGGACTACGACGCCGACACCGTCGTCGAGAAGGTCCGCGAGAAGTACGTCCCGGGCCTCACCGAACTGCACATGAGCAGCGGCCACCACCCCAACCGCCCCTGGAGCTTCTACCCGGAAATGGTCAGCAAGCTCCGCGCGAACTTCCCGGACCTGCAGGTCAAGGCGTTCACCGCTGCGGAAATCGAGCACCTCAGCAAGATCAGCAAGAAACCCACCCTGGACGTCCTGCGGGAACTGCAGGCGGCAGGCCTCGCGGCCATGCCGGGCGGCGGCGCGGAAATCTTCGCGGACCGCGTGCGCCGTCAGGTCGCGAAAAACAAGGTCAAAGCCGAGAAGTGGCTGCAGATCCACCGCGAAGCGCACAGCCTCGGCCTGCGCACCAACGCCACCATGCTGTACGGCCACATCGAAACGCTCGAGGAGCGCCTCGACCACATGCATCGCCTGCGTGAACTGCAGGACGCGTCCCTCGCGGACTTCGGCGGTGGCCTGCACGCGTTCATCCCGCTCGCGTTCCAGCCGATGGGCAACAGCCTCGCGCAGAACCTCGGCAAGACCGAATACACCACCGGCCTCGACGACCTGCGCAACCTCGCCGTCGCGCGCCTCTACCTCGACAACGTCCCGCACATCAAAGGCTACTGGGTGATGATCGGCAGCGAACTCACGCAGATCAGCCTCGACTGGGGCGTCAGCGATATCGACGGCACCATCCTCGAGGAACACATCGCGCACGCCGCCGGCGCGCAGAGCCCCATGAGCCTCAGCCAGCAGAAGATGATCCGCATGATCCAGCAGGCCGGGCGCACGCCGGTGCTGCGCGACGCGTTCTACAACGAGCTGCAGGTGTTCGGCGCCGCGCAGGCCGCCGACTGA
- a CDS encoding S8 family peptidase — MHKQLTMTGILGLTLLLAGCGNMTAQTPTSPATTAVAGTAIPGEYIVVLNKGAISTAMSAQNVNGLVTQLGLDPQGVSVLHVYTAALNGFAAKLSDANLAKLKSNPAVAYVEQNKVVKATATQTNPPSWGLDRIDQRNLPLNSSYTYSSTGSGVTAYIIDTGINTTHSDFGGRASWGTNTTGDGQNTDCEGHGTHVAGTVGSTTYGVAKGVKLVAVKVLGCDGSGTDAGVIAGIDWVAKNHSGPSVANMSLGGGASTADDNAIANLYNSGVLPVVAAGNEDQNACNVSPARAPQAVTVGATMKTDRRPDVTNWGRTPDGSAQGSNYGSCLDLFAPGDNILSTYIGSNTATATEGGTSMASPHVAGAAALILGQNPTYTPAQITSALLNNATTGVVTNAGTGSPNKLLYVGGTTPPTTGGTTYTGTLSGTGASSYQPSSTGFTYAGGTLTGALTGPSGTDFDLFLQKRSSTGSWTKVASSEGSTSSENVTYNAANGTYRWQVYSYSGSGSFKLVEQK, encoded by the coding sequence ATGCACAAGCAGCTCACCATGACCGGCATCCTCGGCCTCACGCTCCTCCTCGCCGGCTGCGGCAACATGACCGCCCAGACGCCCACCAGCCCGGCCACCACCGCAGTCGCTGGCACCGCCATCCCCGGCGAATACATCGTTGTCCTGAACAAAGGCGCCATCAGCACCGCCATGAGCGCCCAGAACGTCAACGGCCTCGTCACGCAGCTCGGCCTCGACCCTCAGGGCGTCAGCGTGCTGCACGTCTACACCGCCGCCCTGAACGGCTTCGCCGCGAAACTCAGCGACGCCAACCTCGCCAAACTCAAGAGCAACCCCGCCGTCGCCTACGTCGAGCAGAACAAGGTCGTCAAGGCCACCGCCACGCAGACCAACCCGCCCAGCTGGGGCCTGGACCGCATCGACCAGCGCAACCTACCCCTCAACAGCAGCTACACCTACTCCTCCACGGGCAGTGGCGTCACGGCGTACATCATCGACACCGGCATCAACACCACCCACAGTGACTTCGGCGGCCGCGCCTCGTGGGGCACGAACACCACCGGGGACGGCCAGAACACCGACTGCGAAGGGCACGGCACGCACGTCGCCGGCACGGTCGGCAGCACCACCTACGGCGTGGCGAAGGGCGTGAAGCTCGTGGCCGTGAAGGTCCTCGGCTGCGACGGCAGCGGCACCGACGCGGGCGTCATCGCCGGCATCGACTGGGTCGCCAAGAACCACAGCGGCCCCAGCGTCGCCAACATGAGCCTCGGCGGCGGCGCCAGCACCGCCGACGACAACGCCATCGCCAACCTGTACAACAGCGGCGTCCTGCCCGTCGTCGCCGCCGGCAACGAGGACCAGAACGCCTGCAACGTCAGCCCCGCGCGCGCACCCCAGGCCGTCACGGTCGGCGCCACCATGAAAACCGACCGCCGCCCCGATGTGACCAACTGGGGCCGCACGCCCGACGGCAGCGCCCAGGGCAGCAACTACGGCAGCTGCCTCGACCTGTTCGCGCCCGGCGACAACATCCTCAGTACCTACATCGGCAGCAACACCGCCACCGCCACCGAGGGCGGCACCAGCATGGCCAGCCCGCATGTCGCCGGCGCCGCCGCGCTGATCCTCGGCCAGAACCCCACCTACACGCCCGCGCAGATCACCAGCGCCCTGCTGAACAACGCCACCACCGGCGTCGTCACGAACGCCGGCACCGGCAGCCCCAACAAGCTGCTGTACGTGGGCGGCACCACGCCCCCCACGACCGGCGGGACCACATACACCGGCACGCTGAGCGGCACGGGCGCGTCCTCGTACCAGCCCAGCAGCACCGGCTTCACGTACGCGGGCGGCACGCTCACCGGCGCGCTGACCGGTCCGAGCGGCACGGACTTCGACCTGTTCCTCCAGAAGCGCAGCAGCACTGGCAGCTGGACGAAAGTGGCGTCCAGCGAGGGCAGCACCAGCAGCGAGAACGTCACGTACAACGCCGCGAACGGCACGTACCGCTGGCAGGTGTACAGCTACAGCGGCAGCGGCAGCTTCAAGCTCGTCGAGCAGAAGTAA
- a CDS encoding GGDEF domain-containing protein: MRRPAQPALARRLERYETLVDLLGALAAARRTEDVIGAVHEQANRLFGATITLYAAQQPDGHWRVRLHEGRSVQDTTAISNPEGLLERVLQGRVELIGDVAAYIREQGATARRLNRNAPPTRAWMGVPVRVRGETVGVLSLQSYEVNRFTPEDLEFLRLLGTHVALAVENTRLRERLEREASTDDLTGLLNRRAFRAHREEALRRADVGGAPLTLLLLRVDGMRDLSQYGLSIGDDALARVAERLRAHLTPHAQAYRLTRSEFAVIADLPEPQARVVAHALTADLNAQRWSSAPLRAHVGVAVWSSGQDADDWYVAADQDARRQE, from the coding sequence TTGCGCCGCCCCGCACAGCCCGCCCTGGCCCGCCGCCTGGAACGCTACGAAACCCTCGTGGACCTCCTCGGCGCCCTCGCGGCGGCGCGCCGCACGGAGGACGTGATCGGCGCGGTGCATGAGCAGGCGAACCGCCTGTTCGGCGCGACCATCACGCTGTACGCCGCGCAGCAACCTGACGGGCACTGGCGCGTGCGCCTGCACGAGGGCCGCAGCGTGCAGGACACCACCGCGATTTCCAACCCGGAGGGCCTGCTGGAGCGGGTGTTGCAGGGGCGAGTGGAGTTGATCGGGGACGTCGCCGCGTACATCCGCGAGCAGGGCGCCACTGCCCGGCGCTTGAACCGCAACGCGCCGCCCACGCGCGCGTGGATGGGCGTGCCGGTGCGCGTGCGCGGCGAGACGGTGGGGGTGTTGTCCCTGCAGTCGTATGAGGTGAACCGCTTCACGCCCGAGGACCTGGAGTTCCTGCGGCTGCTGGGGACGCATGTGGCGCTGGCGGTCGAGAACACGCGCTTGCGGGAGCGCCTGGAGCGCGAAGCGAGCACCGACGACCTCACGGGGCTGCTGAACCGGCGCGCGTTTCGCGCGCACCGGGAGGAGGCGCTGCGCCGCGCGGATGTGGGGGGCGCGCCGCTCACGCTGCTGCTGTTGCGGGTGGACGGCATGCGGGACCTGAGCCAGTATGGGCTAAGTATCGGGGATGACGCGCTGGCGCGCGTGGCGGAGCGCCTGCGCGCGCACCTCACGCCGCACGCGCAGGCGTACCGCCTGACGCGCAGTGAGTTCGCGGTGATCGCGGACCTGCCGGAGCCGCAGGCGCGGGTGGTGGCGCACGCCCTCACGGCAGACCTGAACGCGCAGCGCTGGTCGAGCGCGCCGCTGCGCGCGCACGTGGGGGTGGCGGTGTGGAGTTCCGGTCAGGACGCGGACGACTGGTACGTGGCGGCCGATCAGGACGCGCGCCGTCAGGAGTAG